TGAACAACAATAGCTGCATAACCTTTTAAGCGCAACTTATGTTTTTCGTTTGTTTCATCAAAATATGTAATTGTAATTTTATGGTGCCGTACGACATACCCAGAGACTTCACGATCAACAGATAAACAGCCTTCTCCCTCTGAAAGACATGCATCTTGAACAGAATGACTCACAATTTTTGGATTGTACATTACAGTACTTAAAAGCATTTCAGATTGATCTGGATCAAGATCTGGAATATGAACAGCAATAATTCGTTTAGAGATATCTAATTGTGGAGCTGCCAACCCAACACCGCCACGTAGATGCATTTCTTCAGCTTTTATTGGATCCTGACTATTTTTTAAAAAAGTCAGCATTTCTCTACCTAGATTAATATCATCCTCTGTTAAGGGGACTGGGACTTCCTTGGCAATTTGTCGTAACGTTGGATTTCCTTCTCTAATGATATCATCCATCGTAAGCATAGCGATATTCTCCTTTCTATA
The genomic region above belongs to Melissococcus plutonius ATCC 35311 and contains:
- the def gene encoding peptide deformylase; the protein is MLTMDDIIREGNPTLRQIAKEVPVPLTEDDINLGREMLTFLKNSQDPIKAEEMHLRGGVGLAAPQLDISKRIIAVHIPDLDPDQSEMLLSTVMYNPKIVSHSVQDACLSEGEGCLSVDREVSGYVVRHHKITITYFDETNEKHKLRLKGYAAIVVQHEIDHINGVLFYDHINQESPFALKDGVIVIE